A single window of Rhodohalobacter sp. 614A DNA harbors:
- a CDS encoding multicopper oxidase family protein — translation MDRKTFLKTAGAGAGYMLTPSVITSCVNDGISSSDLYQNPLQLPGGLDSDILQAAPSNLMIAGKYSLDGLRFNESLPGPTIRKRRGEHFQIQFQNDIGQESIIHWHGMIVPPEMDGHPKDVISDGSYSYDFQINQRAGTYWYHPHPHRITGPQVYRGLAGFFIVTDEEEEVLNLPSGEYELPLVIQDRKIDDSGNIYYDPSMPERMMTGYLGDHMLINGVPNPYHEVHPRTYRLRLINGSNARIYNIAFRSRTPFTVIGTDGGLLPQPVQTTELLLAPGERADILVDFSDGFSGNSAELVSKEFSVPSNGGMMGNMSQMMGGAGPEQGSEFPLMEFRINCDSSSSSTVDLPPQLSESNFPAEESAVRTRRIELDMEMMTGHTINGRLFEMLRVDEQINQGDTEIWEFINNSAVPHPMHIHAVQFKVLSRSGSRGLLPTETGWKDTVLVMPGERVRVIMTFSAEEGLYVFHCHNLEHEDAGMMANLEIV, via the coding sequence ACCTCTTGCGTGAATGACGGAATAAGCAGTTCTGATTTGTACCAAAATCCGCTTCAGCTGCCCGGAGGATTGGATAGTGACATACTTCAGGCAGCTCCTAGTAACCTTATGATTGCAGGCAAATATTCCTTAGACGGCCTGCGGTTTAACGAAAGTCTGCCCGGCCCAACGATCCGCAAGAGACGCGGAGAGCATTTCCAGATCCAATTCCAAAATGATATTGGCCAGGAAAGTATTATCCACTGGCACGGAATGATCGTGCCGCCTGAGATGGACGGCCATCCAAAGGATGTCATTTCCGATGGCAGTTATTCTTACGACTTCCAGATCAATCAGCGGGCCGGCACCTATTGGTACCATCCCCATCCACACAGAATTACCGGTCCGCAGGTATACCGGGGATTAGCCGGATTTTTTATTGTGACGGATGAAGAGGAAGAAGTCCTGAATTTGCCGTCCGGAGAATACGAACTGCCGCTGGTCATTCAGGATCGAAAAATCGACGACTCGGGCAATATCTATTACGACCCTTCTATGCCGGAACGCATGATGACCGGCTACCTGGGGGATCATATGTTGATCAACGGCGTGCCCAATCCATATCATGAAGTTCATCCTCGCACCTACCGGCTGAGGTTGATCAACGGCTCAAATGCGCGTATTTATAACATCGCTTTCCGCAGCCGAACTCCGTTTACCGTCATCGGCACCGATGGCGGACTCCTGCCTCAGCCTGTTCAAACTACGGAACTTTTGCTAGCTCCCGGAGAACGTGCTGATATACTGGTGGATTTCTCTGATGGATTTTCCGGCAACTCTGCTGAATTAGTCAGCAAAGAATTCTCAGTTCCTTCCAACGGTGGAATGATGGGGAATATGTCTCAAATGATGGGCGGAGCAGGCCCGGAACAGGGCTCTGAATTTCCACTCATGGAATTTCGCATAAATTGTGACAGTAGCTCATCATCAACCGTCGATTTGCCTCCACAGCTCTCTGAGTCCAACTTCCCGGCTGAGGAAAGCGCAGTACGCACCCGAAGAATTGAGCTCGACATGGAGATGATGACCGGCCACACCATCAATGGTCGACTGTTTGAAATGCTCCGTGTAGACGAGCAGATAAACCAGGGAGATACCGAGATTTGGGAGTTCATCAACAATTCCGCGGTTCCTCATCCCATGCATATCCATGCGGTGCAATTCAAAGTACTAAGCCGTAGCGGAAGCCGTGGCCTTCTGCCCACCGAAACCGGGTGGAAAGATACCGTTCTGGTCATGCCGGGGGAACGAGTCCGGGTTATTATGACCTTCAGTGCTGAAGAGGGCCTCTATGTATTTCACTGCCATAATCTCGAACACGAAGATGCAGGAATGATGGCGAATCTCGAGATTGTTTAA